A portion of the Drosophila sechellia strain sech25 chromosome 2R, ASM438219v1, whole genome shotgun sequence genome contains these proteins:
- the LOC6608488 gene encoding uncharacterized protein LOC6608488 isoform X11: MPNNRNRNRNRNRNKRNRNQNQNQNPSQNQNENHQQQAEGAEDREEQQDFETQIAVAQSSSFVDDNGNSGSVSNGPTENSEEVTNTLEKTEKKEEIFEQPATVIQKEADSDAEMGAKNSKHRKEKSDKQASNGKAEEQVRPPPTIIRRPPGSPRQAKVIVHRIVREEDTANGKAQSPEPPKAVDPKEQHLEVEDSKEQQPEAHQEIETKEERENEPSPKELSESSHLSDDAPQKHVEVEENEPIYDEVDYSKDDSTNKIPQQEQHDPKEPQQYVLHLEKAMEFVENAHQQHVAAVQSYQKQRDTEQDAKQQEQSEAQHLQESTEAHQQHVAVPHILVDPKEKQEDDVKQEPILNNAQQQFDEIAPKAPKEIQIKVQFQTEDPLSQQPPPQKPTSKVIIHQIHLETTDEEPNVKPTFEEVSSTTGSLAGTLSPPPRYLVESPKNVSNGQFSRFSRDVQIQEMELNSDCSSGEFNSLQSPLVCEVESESEGSVALGPERSPSDQQVPSSSRVEQHEQVRQKRAQYRNALESHFLPQLLNPRYLDSILEENEWRNSTASSGGSDQTGIRTPKLNETFPKSQLDFSRRHRRREEAPTPLKLETRLLEDLTDLESCTRLQSTLSPQSEDAELVYLSSSASSSVSDLMELELEQAAALAERALVDLDTDASRLIARPDDEMSSTSTTTADRSETEAETETETEREGEQSRESTPVNANPTLTSSQSSLLSAATPTSTPTPADREQLAKDTNVSGGSTVSFGAASPLAATREEFVRNMDKVRELIEMTRREQEQGELPRSPSPPPVPPPPASVPPYSPESSSFHLASLQLKRQESNDSHCSDSTTHSQCTAINLASPPPPPTAQPPTPPLRQKPAPPPVPSPVSPPAPPTPQSEPELSVADSVANANADVDADADTDTEAIKKLRLLCTEQLASMPYGEQVLEELASVAQNIADQSQNKMPYPMPQLPHIKELQLNANESKSSSAWLGLPTQSDPKLLVCLSPGQRDLVNNQTQPDDLLDAHQKFVERRGYHELSKAQVLEQDHQQQQSEMLKTAAMMRELRKSLSPPAPPVPPPPVPLKSAETAAKATAHENAKRDDASEQKQKIAACESSSLENKPRQAADLGAQQSAEQRQSSSTTTSSHKATTETMSSDTAKFPTLDSMESELARMFPQHKGDIFEEQRKRFSNIEFPSHQPVSQTKRYSNIETSSYESKKRMENGQVVYDVSTSSHEKKEQGDPPKDQPVPPVPPPPIMSATKLNGNTFIDGDVAPKNSQPSRESGSGSGNGTYEEFRQRAKAAADAFGDQREQQNGLDQDRVFKDFDRLSQQMHAELQSTREKREKSASMYDLSGFTRPATGHPRLDELQQRRHAHMQELEREIERSAKSRQERMSSVPRQMEATPPRTHEIPIELEPRSRRAESLCNLNEPPPRPHTTVGHYNHPMAQDDWSRYANDLGYSENIARPFAREVEICYQRQNQRTPHCIRAPRLSASTNDLSSSSQYSYDTFNAYGGRRTHAPMLNQAQQQQRPHYGSCYSMIERDPNPRYISTTSRRGVSPAPPPVATPQQQQVPPPAYDRQQRRSSLPRELHEQQLKYILSKEEELKFEVERLQQERRRLMEEMQRAPVLPAPQRRESYRPAAKLPTLSEDEVFRQQMAEEWMNKVAEREERRQHKIIRISKIEDEHDHSAVDKATISDEFLDRVKERRHKLSMPADSDWESGAESQPQPAAQSQPESDVEAPPVRILEGQAEANLRQLPRHLREFAKFSTSEQLPDGAQMERHEEQERREEATDNAHSSATKKTSIVKTYKVSRLPPSVQDRATASEEANSAATGMGDRLRPRPPKQTRFLLNAQQLQQQRQRRSWSESDLLKEIDSELQLAKGFLYANARPSYKSNGYVSEPEPNYDSDYSTLRYRTQNPHRVQSVSSAVNVRNLNQDEKLYGTMPNPIKSAQNSYKNQPGRIENYTTGHSSVSEKEKKEWWDEVMDIFNGNLEQSKLSPLYTEGNLSRALAKESGYTSDSNLVFRKKEVPVSSPLSPVEQKQAYKSLQAGGEPPLLGFRKPAPEKPRDVNIHFKTPIRHEHRQNLSEEELAIRQAEHMQKLYHEERRRKYLQELQDMNSRRHTDNFTPSQKSPIALNRYDDFPTDVTLKSLVGPKTVARALFNFQGQTSKELSFRKGDTIYIRRQIDANWYEGEHNAMIGLLPASYVEIVSRDGARTPSKRPSEGQARAKYNFQAQSGIELSLNKGELVTLTRRVDGNWFEGKIANRKGIFPCSYVEVLTDIGAEDIAARTTTVITSQSTTNLRPNLDVLRTNINNEFNTLTQNGAQPPNGILKETRTLHKTDALHVDTSSEPLAYRALYKYRPQNSDELELLEGDVVHVLEKCDDGWFVGTSQRTGCFGTFPGNYVERA; encoded by the exons ATGCCCAATAACCGCAATCGTaatcgcaatcgcaatcgcaaCAAACGCAATCGaaaccaaaatcaaaatcagaatccgagccaaaaccaaaacgaaaaccATCAGCAGCAGGCAGAAGGGGCGGAGGATcgggaggagcagcaggattTCGAGACTCAAATCGCAGTAGCGCAATCTTCTTCCTTCGTAGATGATAATGGAAATTCTGGCAGCGTTTCAAATGGGCCAACGGAAAACAGCGAAGAGGTGACGAACACTCTTgagaaaaccgaaaaaaaagaagaaatattCGAGCAACCAGCCACAGTCATCCAAAAAGAAGCAGATTCAGACGCAGAAATGGGTGCCAAAAATTCAAAACATCGCAAGGAAAAGTCCGATAAGCAGGCGTCTAATGGAAAAGCTGAAGAGCAGGTGCGTCCGCCTCCCACCATTATTAGAAGGCCACCCGGCAGCCCCCGGCAAGCCAAGGTCATAGTTCATCGAATTGTGAGGGAAGAGGACACGGCCAATGGTAAAGCTCAATCACCAGAGCCACCCAAAGCCGTAGATCCTAAGGAGCAGCACTTGGAGGTCGAGGATTCAAAGGAGCAGCAACCTGAAGCTCATCAGGAGATTGAAACTAAGGAAGAACGGGAAAATGAACCGAGTCCAAAGGAACTTTCTGAATCTAGTCATCTTTCGGATGACGCACCGCAGAAACATGTCGAAGTTGAAGAGAATGAACCAATTTATGATGAAGTGGACTACTCAAAGGATGATTCCACTAACAAGATTCCACAGCAAGAGCAACATGATCCAAAGGAACCGCAGCAATATGTGTTGCACCTCGAAAAGGCAATGGAATTTGTAGAAAATGCACatcagcaacatgttgctgccgtACAAAGTTATCAAAAACAAAGAGACACAGAGCAAGACGcaaagcagcaggagcaaaGTGAAGCACAGCACCTTCAGGAATCAACTGAAGCGCatcagcaacatgttgcagtACCACATATCCTTGTAGATCCCAAGGAGAAACAAGAGGATGATGTGAAACAGGAACCCATTTTGAATAACGCCCAACAGCAATTTGATGAGATTGCACCAAAAGCCCCAAAGGAAATCCAAATAAAAGTTCAATTTCAAACAGAAGATCCTCTTTCGCAGCAGCCTCCTCCACAGAAGCCCACCTCCAAGGTGATTATCCACCAGATACACCTCGAAACCACCGACGAAGAGCCAAATGTCAAGCCTACTTTCGAGGAGGTTAGCAGCACTACCGGTTCTCTGGCCGGAACTCTATCTCCACCACCCCGTTATTTGGTGGAGTCGCCGAAGAACGTGTCAAATGGCCAATTTTCGCGCTTCTCGCGCGATGTGCAAATCCAGGAGATGGAACTGAACAGCGACTGCAGCTCCGGGGAATTCAATTCCCTGCAGTCGCCGTTGGTATGCGAAGTAGAATCGGAATCAGAGGGATCGGTAGCCTTGGGACCCGAGCGATCGCCGTCGGATCAGCAGGTGCCGTCCAGCAGCCGAGTGGAGCAGCATGAGCAGGTGCGCCAGAAACGTGCCCAGTATCGGAACGCTTTGGAATCGCACTTCCTGCCGCAGTTGCTCAATCCCCGCTATCTGGACAGCATCCTGGAGGAGAATGAATGGAGAAACTCCACCGCCTCCTCTGGCGGAAGCGATCAGACGGGGATCCGCACGCCCAAGCTGAACGAGACCTTTCCCAAGAGTCAGTTGGACTTCAGCCGCAGACACAGACGGAGGGAGGAGGCCCCAACGCCTCTTAAGCTCGAAACCAGGCTGCTGGAGGATTTAACCGATCTGGAGAGCTGCACCCGACTGCAGAGCACCCTGTCTCCACAGTCCGAAGATGCAGAGCTAGTTTACCTGAGCTCCTCGGCCTCCAGCAGTGTCTCTGACCTCATGGAACTAGAACTAGAGCAGGCTGCCGCCTTGGCGGAGAGGGCCCTCGTGGACTTGGATACGGATGCCAGTCGGTTGATTGCTCGGCCGGACGATGAGATGAGCAGCACAAGTACCACCACTGCAGACAGGAGCGAGAcggaagcggaaacggaaacggagaCGGAGAGAGAGGGCGAGCAGAGTCGCGAGAGCACACCTGTTAACGCCAACCCGACGCTCACCAGTTCGCAGTCTTCGCTGCTGAGCGCCGCAACGCCGACGTCGACGCCCACTCCCGCCGATCGAGAACAATTAGcaaaagatacaaatgtatctggTGGATCGACTGTTAGTTTCGGGGCAGCATCGCCGCTAGCGGCCACGCGCGAGGAGTTCGTTCGCAATATGGACAAAGTGCGCGAGTTGATCGAGATGACGCGGCGCGAACAGGAGCAAGGTGAACTACCGCGATCGCCGTCGCCGCCGCCCGTTCCCCCGCCTCCCGCTTCCGTGCCACCCTACAGTCCCGAGTCTTCCTCGTTCCACCTAGCTTCCTTGCAGCTGAAGCGGCAGGAGTCTAACGACTCCCACTGCTCCGACAGCACCACCCACAGCCAATGCACGGCCATCAACCTGGCCAGTCCCCCACCGCCACCCACTGCTCAGCCACCCACACCGCCTCTCAGACAAAAGCCTGCACCACCACCCGTACCGTCACCCGTATCACCACCCGCACCACCCACTCCCCAATCAGAGCCAGAGCTTTCAGTTGCAGATTCGGTTGCGAATGCAAATGCGGATGTAGATGCAGATGCCGACACTGATACGGAAGCAATAAAGAAACTGCGCCTGCTGTGCACCGAGCAGTTGGCTTCCATGCCCTATGGCGAACAGGTGCTCGAGGAGTTAGCCAGTGTGGCCCAGAACATTGCCGACCAATCGCAGAACAAGATGCCCTATCCCATGCCCCAGTTGCCGCACATCAAGGAGCTGCAGTTAAACGCCAATGAAAGCAAGTCCTCCTCCGCCTGGCTGGGTCTGCCGACCCAGTCCGATCCCAAGCTATTGGTCTGCCTCTCGCCCGGCCAGAGGGATTTGGTAAATAACCAAACGCAACCGGATGACCTGCTTGATGCCCACCAGAAGTTCGTGGAGCGTCGGGGATACCATGAGTTGTCCAAGGCCCAGGTTCTCGAGCAAgaccaccagcaacagcagagtGAGATGCTCAAGACGGCGGCCATGATGCGCGAGTTGCGCAAGAGCCTCTCGCCGCCGGCGCCTCCTGTCCCTCCGCCGCCGGTACCGCTGAAGAGCGCCGAAACGGCGGCCAAGGCGACCGCTCATGAAAACGCCAAGAGAGATGACGCAAGCGAACAAAAGCAGAAGATCGCAGCATGCGAATCGTCATCGCTTGAAAATAAACCAAGGCAAGCAGCTGATCTTGGTGCTCAGCAGTCGGCAGAGCAACGCcagagcagcagcaccaccacctccagcCACAAAGCGACCACAGAGACCATGTCCAGTGACACCGCCAAGTTTCCCACGCTGGACAGCATGGAGAGTGAGCTGGCCAGGATGTTCCCCCAGCACAAGGGCGACATTTTCGAGGAGCAGCGCAAGCGGTTCTCCAACATTGAGTTCCCCAGCCACCAGCCCGTCAGCCAAACCAAGCGGTACTCCAACATCGAGACAAGCAGTTACGAGTCCAAGAAGCGAATGGAAAATGGTCAGGTAGTCTATGATGTGAGCACTTCAAGTCACGAGAAAAAGGAGCAGGGTGATCCCCCCAAGGACCAGCCCGTACCACCCGTTCCCCCGCCGCCAATTATGTCAGCAACGAAATTAAACGGTAACACTTTCATTGATGGAGACGTGGCGCCCAAAAATAGCCAGCCGTCGCGAGAGAGCGGTAGCGGCAGCGGCAACGGTACGTATGAGGAATTTCGGCAGCGTGCCAAGGCCGCCGCGGATGCTTTTGGAGATCAGCGGGAGCAGCAAAACGGGCTGGATCAAGACCGCGTGTTCAAGGACTTCGATAGGCTATCGCAGCAGATGCACGCCGAGCTGCAAAGCACCCGGGAAAAGCGGGAGAAGTCCGCTTCCATGTACGATCTCAGTGGCTTCACGCGACCCGCGACGGGTCATCCGAGATTAGATGAGCTGCAGCAGAGAAGACATGCCCACATGCAGGAGTTGGAGAGAGAAATAGAGCGGTCGGCAAAGTCGCGACAGGAGCGAATGTCCTCGGTACCGCGACAAATGGAGGCCACACCACCGCGAACTCATGAGATTCCCATTGAGCTGGAGCCACGTTCCCGACGGGCCGAGTCCCTGTGCAATCTTAATGAGCCACCACCACGTCCGCACACCACCGTGGGTCACTATAACCATCCGATGGCACAGGATGACTGGTCTAGGTATGCCAACGATTTGGGATACTCGGAGAACATAGCACGACCCTTTGCCAGGGAGGTGGAGATTTGCTATCAGCGGCAGAATCAGAGAACACCACATTGCATTAGGGCTCCCCGCCTCTCCGCCAGCACTAATGATCTGAGCAGCTCTAGTCAATATAGCTACGATACCTTCAATGCTTATGGTGGCAGAAGGACCCATGCCCCCATGCTGAACCAggcgcaacagcaacagcgtcCTCATTACGGCAGCTGTTACTCCATGATCGAGAGGGATCCCAATCCCAGGTACATAAGTACCACCTCGCGAAGAGGCGTGAgcccagcaccaccaccagttGCAACtccgcaacagcagcaggtgcCACCACCTGCCTATGATCGCCAGCAGAGGAGATCCTCGCTGCCGAGGGAATTGCATGAACAGCAGCTGAAGTACATACTATCCAAAGAGGAGGAGCTCAAGTTTGAAGTGGAGCGATTGCAGCAGGAGCGCCGTCGTCTAATGGAGGAAATGCAGAGGGCTCCGGTCTTGCCTGCTCCTCAGAGGAGGGAGAGCTACAGGCCCGCCGCCAAGCTGCCCACTCTGAGCGAGGATGAGGTATTTCGGCAGCAAATGGCCGAGGAGTGGATGAACAAGGTGGCTGAGCGGGAAGAGCGTCGTCAGCACAAGATCATACGCATATCGAAGATCGAGGATGAGCACGATCACTCCGCCGTAGACAAGGCGACCATAAGCGATGAATTCTTGGATCGGGTGAAGGAGCGGCGTCACAAGTTGTCCATGCCGGCGGACAGCGATTGGGAAAGTGGGGCAGAATCCCAACCCCAGCCAGCCGCCCAATCCCAGCCAGAATCGGATGTAGAGGCGCCACCAGTACGCATACTGGAGGGCCAGGCGGAGGCCAATCTCCGCCAGCTGCCACGGCACCTGCGGGAGTTCGCCAAGTTCTCTACCAGCGAACAGTTGCCGGATGGCGCCCAAATGGAGCGTCACGAGGAACAGGAGCGCAGGGAGGAGGCTACCGACAATGCGCACAGCAGTGCCACCAAGAAGACGAGCATCGTGAAGACGTACAAGGTTTCCAGGCTACCGCCTTCCGTCCAGG ACAGAGCCACCGCATCCGAGGAGGCGAACTCAGCGGCAACGGGAATGGGTGACCGGCTGCGACCACGCCCACCCAAGCAGACGCGCTTCCTCCTTAACgcgcagcagctgcagcagcagaggCAGCGGCGCAGCTGGTCGGAAAGCGATCTTCTCAAGGAGATCGACAGTGAACTGCAGCTGGCCAAGGGCTTCCTCTACGCGAATG CCCGTCCGTCGTACAAGAGCAACGGATACGTCTCAGAGCCCGAGCCCAACTACGATTCGGATTACTCGACGTTGAGGTACCGCACCCAGAATCCGCACCGCGTTCAGTCCGTCTCCTCGGCTGTCAATGTGCGCAACCTTAATCAGGACGAGAA GTTGTATGGTACTATGCCAAATCCCATAAAATCAGCGCAAAACTCGTATAAGAATCAGCCAGGTCGCATCGAAAACTATACGACAGGTCATTCGTCTGTTTCCGAAAAGGAAAAGAAGGAA TGGTGGGACGAAGTGATGGACATCTTTAACGGG AATCTAGAACAATCGAAACTATCGCCATTGTACACTGAAGGTAACTTGTCCAG AGCTTTGGCCAAGGAATCCGGCTATACTAGCGATTCCAATCTGGTCTTCCGTAAGAAGGAGGTACCCGTAAGCAGCCCCCTTAGCCCCGTTGAACAAAAGCAGGCTTACAAGAGTCTCCAGGCAGGCGGAGAACCTCCTCTGCTCGGCTTCCGCAAACCAGCGCCCGAGAAACCCCGTG ACGTGAACATCCACTTCAAGACCCCCATCAGGCATGAGCATCGCCAGAACTTGTCGGAAGAGGAACTAGCCATTCGCCAAGCGGAGCACATGCAGAAGCTCTACCACGAGGAGCGCCGTCGCAAGTATCTACAGGAGCTGCAGGACATGAATTCGCGCCGCCACACGGACAACTTCACCCCGTCGCAGAAGTCGCCCATCGCCCTCAATCGCTACGATGACTTCCCCACGGACGTGACCCTCAAGTCGCTGGTGGGCCCCAAGACGGTGGCCCGGGCTCTCTTCAACTTTCAGGGACAGACCTCCAA GGAGCTATCCTTCCGCAAGGGCGACACAATCTACATCAGGCGGCAGATCGATGCCAACTGGTATGAAGGCGAGCACAATGCCATGATTGGACTGCTTCCAGCCAGCTATGTTGAG ATTGTCAGTCGAGATGGAGCCCGTACCCCATCCAAGCGGCCATCGGAGGGTCAGGCCCGTGCCAAATACAACTTCCAGGCCCAGTCGGGCATAGAGCTCTCCTTGAACAAGGGCGAATTGGTCACTTTGACGCGCCGAGTGGATGGCAACTGGTTCGAGGGCAAGATTGCCAACAGGAAGGGCATCTTCCCGTGCTCTTACGTGGAG GTACTTACTGATATTGGTGCTGAAGACATTGCGGCCAGGACAACCACCGTGATCACCAGCCAGAGCACCACGAATCTGCGGCCCAATCTCGACGTGCTGCGCACAAACATCAACAATGAGTTCAATACGCTGACGCAAAATGGAGCACAGCCACCGAACGGAATCCTTAAGGAAACGCGGACACTTCATAAGACAGACGCCCTCCATGTGGACACCAGTTCCGAGCCATTGGC ATACCGCGCACTGTACAAGTACCGGCCCCAGAACTCCGATGAACTGGAACTGCTCGAGGGAGATGTGGTCCATGTGCTGGAGAAGTGCGACGACGGATGGTTCGTGGGCACCTCGCAGAGGACCGGCTGCTTCGGCACATTCCCCGGCAACTACGTGGAACGGGCCTAG